In one window of Cytophagaceae bacterium ABcell3 DNA:
- the porU gene encoding type IX secretion system sortase PorU, which produces MNRFRIILTFLFFLICIAAAKSQGRKQVTLNWNQSTTIKDENDQKLDIPSFEGAIHIVENNHLPLYQIKITGHISTFELENTTVDQLSEKEKSSLKDYKEKNYKTDITLGFQNKTPISFVRIIPIRYSESKGSYEKLTSFSYKYQKTSTKPLVEKKSETSHQTQRRGMQKQALTSVLSTGDWYKMRISESGIHKIDYEMLQQMGLNPSSIDPRKIQIYGNGGGMLPQANSDERYADLVENAIYVEGEANGEFNRGDYILFYAQGPHTWHYNDSEEIFNHTFNVYSDHAYYFLTVGSEHNGKRIANAPEAGTPAQTIATFDERVFHERDLDNILYSGREWYGELFDFTTQRNFNFNLPGIVAGTDIKITSAVMAASISQSRFSLSINNVQAGTQTISNIPNTTYGQKGRNARNIFTVNQSSVGSSGNLNISLSYDKRGVGSAKGYLNYLEINAKRALRLYGNQTMFRSIESTSENVSRFQIATTASGLRIWDITNHVEPLNQNFTFNGSQATFTTSTSELKEFIVFSGNNFSTPVFDKKISNQNLRGIAAGSVPHMVIVSGNQFMSQANKLAQNKRREGNLKVEVVSIEQVYNEFSSGSPDVTAIRDFMKLLYDRGSGADTLRYLLLFGDCSYDYKNIKGNGAGYVPVYQSRESLHNIFSYSSDDYFGFLDDNEGYWPEDRNSSSNHTLDISIGRLPVNNTSEAEAVVSKISHYQSNESLGNWRNRVTFVADDGDGNSHMRDAEMLSDKVYENHKEYNINKIFIDAYPQIPSPAGEIAPAVNEAIDQAIEKGTLIMNYSGHGGQEIWADERILDVQQIRRWRNMDNLAFFITATCDFGVYDDPRIQSGGEALVLSPNGGGIGIFSSTRPVYQSSNRTINLAIYEFMFEDLANNEKPGMGDVTRKAKNEGQVGVNNRNYALLGDPSLKLAYPQEQMVVTGIKRAGEDTDTLRALSKITIEGEIRNNNGGLLNDFNGIAHITVFEKMSTLRTYGTGGTSPMEFDVQRNFIYDGQASVSGGEFSVSFIVPKDISYNFGYGKISMYAQKEYQATDAHGHHSTVVIGGSDPEAAEDTTPPEIELFMNDESFVFGGVTNNNPKLIAKLFDESGINVAGTGVGHEITAVIDDKPNVIVLNDYYTAELDNFQKGRVEYPLRDLEEGNHSLKFKAWDTHNNPGDAYVEFIVATDEKLALKHILNYPNPFSTNTTFHFDHNRAGEDLDVLVQIYTVSGTLIRTLDGRCYACSSHFEDIHWDGRDDFGDKIGKGVYVYKVNVRSLRDGSSNFKYQKLVILN; this is translated from the coding sequence ATGAACAGATTCAGGATAATACTAACTTTTCTGTTTTTTTTAATCTGTATAGCTGCTGCCAAAAGCCAAGGAAGGAAGCAAGTTACCCTAAACTGGAATCAATCTACTACTATTAAAGATGAGAATGACCAGAAACTTGATATTCCTTCTTTTGAGGGCGCCATACATATTGTCGAAAACAACCACCTGCCTTTATATCAAATAAAAATAACAGGCCATATAAGCACTTTTGAGCTTGAAAATACTACCGTAGATCAACTATCTGAAAAAGAAAAAAGTTCTCTTAAAGATTATAAAGAAAAAAATTACAAAACAGATATTACATTAGGGTTTCAAAATAAAACCCCTATCTCCTTTGTTCGTATTATCCCCATAAGATATAGTGAAAGTAAAGGGAGCTACGAAAAACTCACTTCCTTTAGCTACAAATATCAAAAAACCTCTACAAAACCATTAGTAGAGAAAAAATCAGAAACCAGCCATCAAACTCAACGCAGAGGCATGCAAAAGCAAGCTTTAACCTCTGTACTTTCTACTGGAGATTGGTATAAAATGCGGATATCAGAAAGCGGAATCCATAAAATAGATTATGAAATGCTACAACAGATGGGGTTAAACCCATCTTCCATTGACCCTAGAAAAATCCAAATTTATGGAAATGGAGGAGGCATGTTACCTCAAGCAAACAGTGATGAAAGATATGCCGATTTGGTAGAAAATGCCATTTATGTAGAAGGTGAAGCAAACGGCGAATTTAACAGAGGCGATTATATCCTTTTCTACGCCCAAGGGCCACACACATGGCACTACAATGATTCGGAAGAAATCTTTAATCATACTTTCAATGTTTACTCAGACCATGCTTACTACTTCCTGACCGTCGGGTCAGAACACAACGGAAAAAGAATTGCCAATGCCCCTGAAGCAGGAACCCCTGCCCAAACAATCGCAACTTTTGACGAAAGAGTATTTCATGAAAGAGACTTAGACAACATACTTTATTCAGGAAGAGAATGGTATGGAGAATTATTTGACTTTACTACACAAAGAAATTTCAACTTCAATTTACCAGGGATAGTCGCAGGAACCGATATAAAAATCACCTCTGCCGTTATGGCAGCTTCGATTTCCCAAAGCAGGTTTTCACTATCTATCAACAACGTCCAAGCTGGTACACAAACCATTTCAAATATTCCTAATACAACTTATGGACAAAAAGGAAGAAACGCGAGAAACATATTTACTGTAAACCAATCTTCAGTAGGAAGCTCAGGAAATTTAAACATAAGCCTTTCTTATGATAAGCGAGGAGTAGGGTCGGCCAAAGGGTATCTAAACTACTTGGAAATAAACGCCAAAAGAGCCCTTAGACTCTATGGCAATCAAACCATGTTCCGCTCTATAGAAAGCACCTCGGAAAATGTATCGAGGTTTCAGATCGCAACAACAGCTTCCGGTCTTCGCATTTGGGACATTACAAATCACGTGGAGCCTTTAAACCAAAATTTCACATTTAATGGCAGCCAGGCAACTTTTACAACGAGCACATCAGAACTGAAAGAATTTATTGTTTTTTCGGGCAACAATTTTTCAACTCCTGTGTTTGATAAAAAAATTTCAAACCAAAACTTACGTGGAATCGCAGCTGGTAGTGTTCCTCATATGGTCATCGTCTCAGGAAATCAATTTATGAGCCAAGCAAACAAGCTGGCCCAAAACAAAAGAAGAGAAGGTAACCTAAAGGTGGAAGTGGTCTCTATTGAACAGGTATACAACGAATTTTCTTCAGGATCGCCAGATGTCACTGCAATTAGGGACTTTATGAAGTTACTCTATGATAGAGGCTCAGGTGCGGATACGCTCAGGTATTTATTATTGTTTGGCGACTGCTCTTATGATTATAAAAACATTAAAGGAAATGGCGCAGGCTACGTACCGGTTTATCAGTCAAGAGAATCATTGCATAATATATTCTCGTACTCATCAGATGACTATTTTGGTTTTCTAGACGACAATGAGGGCTATTGGCCAGAAGACCGAAACAGTAGTTCCAACCATACCTTGGATATCAGCATTGGTCGTCTACCAGTAAACAATACATCAGAAGCAGAGGCCGTGGTGAGCAAAATTTCACACTATCAAAGTAACGAATCGTTAGGGAATTGGCGTAACAGGGTAACCTTTGTGGCCGATGACGGGGACGGAAACTCGCATATGAGAGATGCAGAAATGCTCTCTGACAAGGTTTATGAAAACCATAAAGAATATAACATCAATAAAATTTTCATAGATGCTTACCCGCAAATACCATCTCCTGCAGGAGAAATAGCCCCTGCTGTAAATGAAGCTATAGACCAGGCTATTGAAAAAGGGACATTGATCATGAACTATAGTGGGCATGGGGGGCAGGAGATATGGGCAGACGAAAGGATTTTGGACGTGCAACAAATACGCCGGTGGAGAAACATGGACAACCTTGCATTTTTCATCACGGCCACATGTGACTTTGGGGTTTATGACGACCCACGTATCCAATCAGGAGGAGAGGCGCTGGTATTGTCGCCCAATGGAGGAGGCATAGGGATATTTTCTTCTACAAGACCTGTGTACCAGTCTAGTAACAGAACCATCAACCTCGCCATATACGAGTTTATGTTTGAAGATCTAGCCAATAATGAAAAACCGGGCATGGGCGATGTAACGCGTAAAGCTAAAAATGAAGGACAGGTTGGGGTGAACAATAGAAACTATGCCTTGTTAGGCGACCCTTCTTTAAAGCTTGCTTACCCTCAGGAGCAAATGGTCGTAACAGGTATTAAAAGAGCAGGTGAAGATACCGATACCTTAAGGGCACTAAGTAAGATCACCATAGAGGGCGAAATTAGAAACAACAACGGAGGACTTCTCAATGATTTTAATGGTATCGCCCATATTACCGTATTTGAAAAAATGTCTACATTAAGAACATACGGCACAGGCGGCACCAGCCCAATGGAATTTGATGTGCAGAGGAACTTTATTTATGATGGGCAAGCAAGTGTAAGCGGTGGTGAATTCAGTGTTTCCTTCATAGTACCCAAAGATATTTCATACAACTTTGGCTATGGAAAAATCAGCATGTATGCACAAAAAGAATACCAAGCTACAGATGCACATGGTCACCATTCCACAGTAGTAATAGGGGGAAGCGATCCTGAGGCAGCAGAAGATACCACCCCACCAGAGATAGAGCTTTTCATGAACGATGAGTCATTTGTCTTTGGAGGAGTAACCAATAACAATCCCAAACTAATTGCGAAACTTTTTGATGAAAGCGGCATCAATGTAGCAGGGACAGGCGTCGGTCATGAAATCACAGCCGTTATAGATGACAAACCAAATGTAATAGTACTCAATGACTACTACACTGCAGAACTTGACAATTTTCAAAAAGGGAGGGTTGAGTATCCATTAAGAGACCTTGAAGAAGGAAACCACTCGTTAAAATTCAAGGCTTGGGACACCCACAACAATCCAGGTGACGCTTATGTAGAGTTTATTGTAGCTACAGATGAAAAACTTGCTTTAAAACATATATTGAATTACCCCAATCCATTTTCAACCAACACTACTTTTCACTTTGACCATAACCGCGCAGGTGAAGACCTAGACGTACTGGTACAAATTTATACCGTTTCTGGGACATTAATAAGAACCTTAGACGGAAGGTGTTATGCTTGCTCATCACACTTCGAAGACATTCACTGGGATGGGCGTGACGATTTTGGTGATAAGATTGGAAAAGGTGTATATGTATATAAGGTAAATGTACGTTCCCTTAGAGACGGATCGTCTAATTTCAAATACCAAAAACTAGTAATATTAAATTAA